Sequence from the Bacillota bacterium genome:
CAGCGGCCATCATCCACTACATATCCCCCGAAGCTTATGGGCACGGAACCGAGGCAGTCATTCGCGCAGTGAACAAGGGTCAAGGGGAGATCCCTGTCATAGTCGCCCCGGTGAAGGCCTTGGCGACGGTGATCTCCTTATCGGTGGGAGCGTCGGCGGGGAAGGAAGGCCCGTCCGCTCAAATAGGAGGAGCCCTCGCATCGGGCATATCAGACCTTCTGAGGCTGGACGCGGAAGACCACCGGAAGCTCACCATGTGCGGGCTGGCGGCGGGATTCGGGATCGTCACCGGGGCGCCGGTGTCAGGGGCCATTTTCGCAGTGGAGGCCCTGGTCATGGGATCGACCGCTTCTAGTGCACTGCTGCCTGCGGTGATCGCGTCCACGTCTTCAGTATTCACCGCCCGCGCTCTCGGGTGGTGGCATCCCCTTCAGGCGCACGTGCATGTGGAGGCCATGGATCCAGCCCTCCTGGCCCGGGTGGTGCTGTGTGCCCTCCTTCTCGGCCTCGTGGCTTACATATTCATAGAGGCTGTGGAGACTTCGGAACGGTTGTTCCACCGGATGCGTGTATTCCAGCCAGCAAGGACCTTCATAGGAGGGGTGTTGCTCGTTGCGCTTGCGGTTGCATTCTCGAGGCAGTACTTGGGTCTTGGGACCGAGATATACGAAGCTGCACTCGAAGGCCATTCCGTTCCAACGTGGGCTTTTGCGCTGAAGATCCTCTTTGTAGCAGTCACCCTGGGCGCGGGGTTCAGTGGGGGTGCGATGACCCCAGTCTTCGTGATAGGCGCGGCCGCCGGGAGCACTCTCGGGAGGCTCCTCGGGTTCGACCCGGTGTTCGCGGCGGCCGTCGGTATCGTGGGGCTCCTGGCGGGCGCGGCAAATACGCCCATAGCAGCGTTGGTGTTGGGGCTCGAAAGGTTTGGGCCGGGGTTCGGGATCTACGGCGTTGTGGCCTCTGTGGTCAGCTTTGTGGTTGTTGGGCACAGGAGCATAAACGCCACCCAGCTTCTGGGATCCCCAAAGACTCATTCCCTGGTGGTGGACATGGGGCACACTTGTGAGGAGGCAGAGAGCGTCAGGCTCCGGGAAGACGCTCAGCACAGGCTGGATGCGGTATTCGGGGCTCATGTGGAGGTGGCGCCGATGAGGTCACCCCACCGTACGCCTCCCCACCGATGACAGGGCAAGGGCCAGGAATCCGGCGAAGGTTGCAAACGCCGCGCCTGTGGCCACCTTCCCTGTTGACTCGTAGATGGTTTCACACGCCAGCCCCCCGTCAAGGGGGGCGTTTTCTATCAGATCGCGGCAGGCATCGTCCTTCACTCCAGCGAGCAACGTGTTGCACGCGTGCATCGGCCAGGGCCTGGGAGAGTGGGCACACCCAACGCCGGTGAACCGGCCGGATGCGGAGCGGTACGGGTTGTCTGATGACATGATCCAGGCCAGTGTGTTCGCGAACACTCGGTCAGCAGGGCTGACGAACCCGTAGTAGGCGAGGAGCACCAGACTCCCTGGTGGATCGTCGTAGATCTCGTGATTGCCCTCGAGGTCCACCGACCACGCGAACATGGGGCCCTTCGACCCTTCGACAATGCAGTGCGTGAGAACAGCCTGGGCTACTTCTTCAGCTTGAGATAGGTACCTCTGGGCATCATCCGGTCGCCCGGATTTCAGCGCGACCTGGGCAAGGTCCGACAGAGCCCGCCACACCAGCACATTGTCATAGGTAAGGTACGGATAGCGTACCGGGTCATCGCTGGGGTCGAGGAATGTCCGGTACAGAGCGATCGTGGGGTGGCGCCACTGGGGCAAGGTTTGCATCACCGCGGCCACTCCTCTGGATATCGGCTCCTCAGCCACCACGGACAGATCGCCCGTTGTATTCACATATCGTCCCAGGGCGATGACGTATGAGGCAAGTTGGTCAAGTTCGAATCCGGGGTAGAGAAGCGTTCCTCCGATGTAGTGAGCGTGGATGCCCGCGTTCCTCGCGTGCCGGCGGAACGCCGTCACCAGTATCTCCCGGGCGAAGGCCGGATCGCGGTCTACCATGACGGGATACGCCCAGAGGAAGGTGTCTCTCGGCCAGAACGCGGCACTCACGTAGTACCTCGGGCTTCGAGAGGTGAGCATCACGAGGTCCTCGGTGTCGATGGCTCTTCCGTGAGCGAAGAACCGGGAGAAGAAGAAGTTGCGGGAAGCCCTGGTATGGCCGGGGCCGAACCCGCGTTCCGCCAGCCACCGGAGGGTCTCCTGGAGCATCTCCGCCGCGCCCAGCCGTCTCATGTGCACTGCCGTCACCCCTGCCGCATCGGGGTCTGGGCCGGCGGCGATGTAGAAAGGCGTGGACACGGTCTGCCCCGGAGCTACGGAGAGGAAGGCGCCCGCTTCAAACCGGATGGAGGAGGCCCCATCGTTCTCCTTGGATATCACAGAATCGCTGGTCTGAGGCTCTGGCTCGGACCACCAGTCGAACTCGTCATCCGCTGTCAGAGCCAGCGCTCCGACGCTGTCGTCCCCTCGTGCTTCCAGCATGAGCGACCTGGTCCACTCCCGGTAGTACAAATGGTTCGAGACATGTATGAGTCTGCGGGTAAAGATCGTCTGAAACACGGCTCCGACACACCCCCGCAGGCCCAACCGGACCCTCAGGGTCTCATTTCCCCGGTTTACGGCGCGGAACAAGAACACACATCCGCGCGTTTCCCAGCCCACCGGGGCCAGGATGGTCAGGGAGATGTCCAGTTCCAATCGTGTCTTGAAGCAGGCACACGGCACCCAGTCTTCCAGGAGTGACCAGCAAGAGACGGCGCCGGCATGCTCTCCCGTTTCGAGGTCTTCGACGAAGGGCGCAAACAAGGGAGGAGCGCCGGCGAGCGCCTCAGGCTGAGTTGGAAGGCCTCCTGCCCACTCCACCAGGCCTTGATGCCGCATGCTCAGGACTCCCACGCTCATGATGGCGGCGTCGTCGGGGCGGATCTCGGGAAGCGAAACCCAGTCGTTTGCCGTGACCAGAGGGGACACAACCTCCCCCAGCTCACGAGGTGTGGTCATGATGAGGTTCAGAGGCGCTCTGCCAGTCAACGGGGGTCGCCCTCCATGCCCCAGCCGTAACTGCTCACAGTCACGCCGGGTATCAGGATCCTCTTGAACGCTTCAGCGAGCGCATACCCAGCCCTCGCCCCTGTCTGCCTAGCCTCTCGCGCAAGGGCGGACTCGACATCTATCTGAATCTCGCTCCACTGGCTCCTATGGACGGCCAGGGCAGCGATCTTGCCCTCGAAGGTTTCGGAGACATCGAAGAAATGGTCCGGCTGGTCGGTGTTGAACAACAGGATCTCCCTGATGCTCCAAGTGCCCAATCCATCCCGCAGGTGTTCCGGGAAGTAGAGCGGTAGCCGCGCCGCCAAGCGAGCGTCGAGCGCCGCGGTGCCGACTGCCCGGTGGTCCGGGTGGAGTTCGTATCTCTTCCACGGGTCGAAGGTGAGCAGGAGAGCCGGCGTATGTTCGCGGTAGAGGCGGGCCAGTCTGGAACGGAGCGTCAGATCCGGTACTACCTCGCCGTCGGATATACCGAGAAAGGTAATTGCCCCTACACCG
This genomic interval carries:
- a CDS encoding chloride channel protein, whose translation is MRQYPNPVSPKVVEPLVLIASLAKWLVLSALTGGVAGLAVVGFLHVLGAGIEFASKISYWWIALPVGGFVSAAIIHYISPEAYGHGTEAVIRAVNKGQGEIPVIVAPVKALATVISLSVGASAGKEGPSAQIGGALASGISDLLRLDAEDHRKLTMCGLAAGFGIVTGAPVSGAIFAVEALVMGSTASSALLPAVIASTSSVFTARALGWWHPLQAHVHVEAMDPALLARVVLCALLLGLVAYIFIEAVETSERLFHRMRVFQPARTFIGGVLLVALAVAFSRQYLGLGTEIYEAALEGHSVPTWAFALKILFVAVTLGAGFSGGAMTPVFVIGAAAGSTLGRLLGFDPVFAAAVGIVGLLAGAANTPIAALVLGLERFGPGFGIYGVVASVVSFVVVGHRSINATQLLGSPKTHSLVVDMGHTCEEAESVRLREDAQHRLDAVFGAHVEVAPMRSPHRTPPHR
- a CDS encoding glycoside hydrolase family 125 protein, which encodes MTGRAPLNLIMTTPRELGEVVSPLVTANDWVSLPEIRPDDAAIMSVGVLSMRHQGLVEWAGGLPTQPEALAGAPPLFAPFVEDLETGEHAGAVSCWSLLEDWVPCACFKTRLELDISLTILAPVGWETRGCVFLFRAVNRGNETLRVRLGLRGCVGAVFQTIFTRRLIHVSNHLYYREWTRSLMLEARGDDSVGALALTADDEFDWWSEPEPQTSDSVISKENDGASSIRFEAGAFLSVAPGQTVSTPFYIAAGPDPDAAGVTAVHMRRLGAAEMLQETLRWLAERGFGPGHTRASRNFFFSRFFAHGRAIDTEDLVMLTSRSPRYYVSAAFWPRDTFLWAYPVMVDRDPAFAREILVTAFRRHARNAGIHAHYIGGTLLYPGFELDQLASYVIALGRYVNTTGDLSVVAEEPISRGVAAVMQTLPQWRHPTIALYRTFLDPSDDPVRYPYLTYDNVLVWRALSDLAQVALKSGRPDDAQRYLSQAEEVAQAVLTHCIVEGSKGPMFAWSVDLEGNHEIYDDPPGSLVLLAYYGFVSPADRVFANTLAWIMSSDNPYRSASGRFTGVGCAHSPRPWPMHACNTLLAGVKDDACRDLIENAPLDGGLACETIYESTGKVATGAAFATFAGFLALALSSVGRRTVG
- a CDS encoding PIG-L family deacetylase, with the translated sequence MIQKMPDRAMVVCAHPDDMEYYCGGTVLALTRNGCEVHAVIATDGNRGSLNPDVSPEALARLRREEARKSAQILGVGAITFLGISDGEVVPDLTLRSRLARLYREHTPALLLTFDPWKRYELHPDHRAVGTAALDARLAARLPLYFPEHLRDGLGTWSIREILLFNTDQPDHFFDVSETFEGKIAALAVHRSQWSEIQIDVESALAREARQTGARAGYALAEAFKRILIPGVTVSSYGWGMEGDPR